A stretch of Henckelia pumila isolate YLH828 chromosome 4, ASM3356847v2, whole genome shotgun sequence DNA encodes these proteins:
- the LOC140894326 gene encoding probable methyltransferase At1g29790, whose amino-acid sequence MSYVIGGECPVDDVSAQKLMLKGCEPLPRRRCHPKPPVGYIEPTPLPESMWSIPPDTSLIWDPYTCKNYKCLVNRYMEKESYDCKDCFDLQGREKTRWLFDNGGIDYGIDQILGLKPRGTIRIGLDIGGGTGSFAARMKERNVTIITTSMNFDGPFNSFIASRGLVPMHVTVSQRFPFFDNTLDIIHSMHVLSNWIPETMLEFILYDVYRILRPGGLFWVDRFFCLGPQLNATYVPMFDRVGFRKVRWNVGRKLDRGIEKNEWYFSALLEKPATSFMRKQRVLFNDEIAN is encoded by the coding sequence ATGTCGTATGTTATTGGAGGGGAGTGTCCCGTGGACGACGTTTCTGCGCAGAAACTCATGCTTAAAGGGTGTGAGCCACTTCCTAGGAGGCGTTGCCACCCTAAGCCCCCGGTTGGTTATATCGAGCCGACGCCTTTGCCAGAGAGCATGTGGTCCATTCCACCAGATACAAGCCTTATTTGGGACCCCTACACTTGCAAAAACTACAAATGTTTAGTCAACAGATACATGGAAAAAGAAAGCTATGACTGTAAAGATTGCTTCGACTTACAAGGTAGGGAGAAAACAAGATGGCTTTTTGACAACGGAGGAATAGATTATGGGATTGATCAAATTCTTGGTTTAAAACCACGGGGCACGATAAGAATCGGGCTGGATATCGGAGGGGGGACAGGGAGTTTCGCTGCAAGAATGAAGGAGAGAAATGTGACCATCATCACAACTTCAATGAACTTCGATGGTCCATTCAACAGCTTCATTGCATCTCGTGGATTGGTGCCAATGCACGTAACTGTTTCTCAGAGGTTTCCTTTCTTCGATAACACCCTTGACATCATCCATTCGATGCACGTTCTGAGCAACTGGATCCCGGAGACTATGCTGGAGTTCATTCTGTATGATGTATATAGGATATTGAGGCCTGGTGGCCTGTTTTGGGTCGACAGGTTCTTCTGCCTGGGGCCGCAGCTGAACGCGACTTACGTTCCGATGTTCGACCGCGTCGGATTCAGAAAAGTTCGATGGAATGTTGGAAGGAAGCTGGACCGTGGGATTGAGAAGAATGAGTGGTATTTTTCTGCTTTGTTGGAGAAACCAGCCACTTCATTCATGAGGAAACAAAGAGTACTTTTCAATGATGAGATTGCAAATTAG